From one Bradyrhizobium sp. Ash2021 genomic stretch:
- a CDS encoding glutathione S-transferase: MRYQLYYWPGIQGRGEYVRLALEEAGAAYSDVARGGNGMGAMMKMMEAKGMPPFAPPFLKAGKLVIGQTANILLYLGARHGLAPKAEPGKLWLHQLQLTITDFVSEIHDTHHPLGPSLYYEDQRAAAKKRTEEFWKERVPKYLGYFERLLKANGGAYVTGRRLTYVDLSLFQIVEGLGYAFPKRMKAFEREIPGLIGLRDRVAARPNIKAYLASDRRIAFNEDGIFRRYKALDI; this comes from the coding sequence ATGCGTTATCAGCTCTATTACTGGCCGGGCATTCAGGGCCGCGGCGAATATGTCCGGCTCGCGCTGGAAGAGGCTGGTGCCGCCTACAGCGATGTCGCGCGCGGCGGCAACGGCATGGGTGCGATGATGAAGATGATGGAGGCCAAGGGCATGCCGCCGTTTGCGCCGCCGTTCCTCAAGGCCGGCAAGCTCGTGATCGGGCAGACCGCCAACATCCTGCTCTATCTCGGCGCGCGCCATGGTCTGGCGCCGAAGGCGGAGCCGGGAAAGCTGTGGCTGCATCAGCTGCAGCTCACGATCACCGATTTCGTGTCGGAGATTCACGACACCCATCACCCGCTCGGGCCCTCGCTGTATTACGAAGACCAGCGCGCGGCTGCAAAGAAGCGCACCGAGGAATTCTGGAAAGAACGCGTGCCGAAATATCTGGGTTATTTCGAGCGCCTGCTAAAGGCCAATGGCGGCGCTTACGTCACCGGCCGCCGCCTGACCTATGTCGATCTCTCATTGTTCCAGATCGTGGAAGGGCTGGGCTACGCTTTTCCGAAGCGCATGAAGGCCTTTGAGCGGGAAATACCCGGCCTGATCGGCCTGCGTGACCGCGTCGCGGCGCGGCCGAACATCAAGGCGTATCTGGCGAGCGACCGGCGGATTGCGTTTAACGAGGACGGGATTTTTCGCAGGTACAAGGCGCTGGATATTTAG
- a CDS encoding lectin: MYALAAQPAQAQSADTSFFLTSNGIGNGGNLGGLAGADNHCQTLAQAAGFGAPKTWRAYLSTQAADGAPAVNARDRIGKGPWKNSRGVVIAKDVAELHSGGNNLTKQTALSEKGEVINGRGDTPNRHDVLTGSQPDGTAFAVGDDRTCKNWTSSTQGAAMVGHFDRLGLRDDDASKSWNSSHASRGPDGGCSQADLKSTGGDGLLYCFAAN; this comes from the coding sequence ATGTACGCTCTCGCTGCGCAGCCGGCGCAGGCGCAATCGGCCGATACCAGCTTCTTCCTGACCAGTAACGGCATCGGCAATGGCGGCAACCTCGGCGGCCTGGCGGGCGCCGACAATCACTGCCAGACGCTGGCACAGGCCGCGGGCTTTGGCGCTCCGAAAACCTGGCGCGCCTATCTCTCGACCCAGGCGGCCGACGGCGCGCCTGCCGTGAACGCGCGCGATCGCATCGGCAAGGGGCCGTGGAAAAATTCCAGGGGCGTCGTGATTGCCAAGGACGTCGCCGAGTTGCACTCCGGCGGCAACAACCTCACGAAGCAGACCGCGCTCTCCGAGAAGGGCGAGGTCATCAACGGCCGCGGCGATACGCCGAACCGCCACGACGTGCTGACGGGATCGCAGCCCGACGGTACCGCGTTCGCGGTGGGCGACGACCGCACCTGCAAGAACTGGACGAGTTCGACGCAGGGCGCTGCCATGGTCGGGCATTTCGACCGCTTGGGCTTGCGCGACGACGACGCCTCAAAATCCTGGAACTCCTCGCATGCCTCGCGCGGGCCGGACGGCGGCTGTTCGCAGGCCGACCTCAAGAGCACCGGCGGCGACGGCCTGCTGTATTGTTTCGCGGCGAATTGA
- a CDS encoding Tim44-like domain-containing protein, whose translation MPGIEETDMNFSQRTRGIVRAIAVVLSLAVPLVIAISSADARVGGGFGSGSRGSRTFSAPPSTTTAPGTAQPLNRTFSQPGSPGIGAPAANGGGFFNRGGMGRGLLGGLAAGFLGAGLLGMLFGGGMFSGLGGLSSIFGLLLQIGLIFIVVRMAMSWWQRRHTPASAYAGGPAVGPGTQSGFGSAMGFGLGSGSSAPLEIQPADYEAFERLLGEIQAAWSNEDVARLHTLATPEMVKYLTDDIQANKARNVINKTSDVKLLQGDLAEAWREGDTDYASVAMRFSLVDKTLDRNTGRMVEGSETPSEITEVWTFVRPRGATWELSALQQTN comes from the coding sequence ATGCCGGGGATTGAGGAAACAGACATGAATTTCTCGCAACGCACGCGCGGGATTGTCCGGGCCATCGCCGTCGTTCTGTCGCTGGCGGTGCCGCTGGTGATCGCGATCTCGTCGGCCGACGCCCGCGTCGGCGGCGGATTTGGCTCGGGCTCCCGGGGATCGCGGACGTTTTCCGCGCCTCCGAGCACCACCACGGCGCCGGGCACGGCGCAACCGCTCAACCGCACCTTTAGCCAGCCGGGCAGCCCCGGGATCGGTGCGCCGGCCGCGAACGGCGGCGGCTTCTTCAACCGCGGCGGAATGGGCCGAGGCCTGCTTGGCGGGCTCGCCGCGGGCTTCCTCGGCGCCGGCCTGCTCGGCATGCTGTTCGGCGGCGGGATGTTCTCCGGCCTCGGCGGCTTGTCGTCGATCTTCGGGCTGCTCCTGCAGATCGGCCTGATCTTCATCGTGGTGCGGATGGCGATGTCGTGGTGGCAGCGCCGTCACACACCGGCCTCGGCCTATGCCGGCGGGCCTGCGGTAGGTCCCGGTACGCAATCCGGCTTCGGCTCGGCCATGGGCTTTGGACTGGGGTCGGGCAGCAGCGCGCCGCTCGAGATCCAGCCCGCGGACTATGAGGCCTTCGAACGATTGCTGGGCGAGATCCAGGCCGCGTGGTCGAACGAGGACGTCGCCAGGCTGCATACGCTGGCGACGCCCGAGATGGTCAAGTATCTCACCGACGATATCCAGGCCAACAAGGCCCGCAACGTCATCAACAAGACCTCCGACGTCAAGCTGCTGCAGGGCGATCTCGCGGAGGCCTGGCGCGAAGGCGATACCGATTACGCCAGCGTGGCGATGCGGTTCTCGCTGGTCGACAAGACGCTGGATCGCAACACCGGCCGTATGGTCGAGGGTAGCGAAACGCCGTCCGAAATCACCGAGGTCTGGACCTTCGTGCGGCCGCGCGGCGCAACCTGGGAACTCTCGGCGCTCCAGCAGACCAACTGA
- the cckA gene encoding cell cycle histidine kinase CckA — MTAETDNHPSPEPFLAHEPARRGGSIVLVLLVAAGIVAVAVALMTIGRAQAQPYILGVLALLAMVGLFNLFAFAAGIIRFTDRTADDPVMGHIADHAYDGLAVTDARGHVVYSNAAYLALTGATSAQDVRPVERVFIGNPDVSEAVFRLLKAAREGKRQQEEVRIAGQGGAHGRWLRMRVRPLGQSKREAKYAVWSIADITRDRERQEDVFKELQHAIEYLDHAPCGFFSVDPSGEIGYVNATLANWLDHDLAEIGSGGLKLTEIVSGDGASLLTSIAAVPGEVKTEVFDIDLRMRGGKTMPVRLYHKLAFGADGVPGPSRTLVINRARDEHSDPERAAEVRFMRFFDHTPMAIATVDRGGTVVRANARFAKLAQSLSADGAANKSIFRAVNARDRSLLIAAINQAAEGQGDIAPVEAMLDGPKERWGQFFVTGVEKDERDAEAAIVYMLETTERRTLENQINQSQKMDMVGQLAGGIAHDFNNVLSAIMMANDFLLNAHKPTDPSFQDIMQIKQNATRAATLVRQLLAFSRRQTLRPQVLDLGDALSDLTMLLRRLIGEKVKLDLVHGRDLWPVKVDVSQFEQVIVNLAVNARDAMPDGGKLTVKTANVSSDEATQLSYKGMPAADYVRIDISDTGTGIPADIVDKIFEPFFSTKEVGKGTGLGLSTVYGIVKQTGGFVYVDSRPGEGTSFRIFLPRYHQELEAAPEPQAVSGARDAGAEPPKPKPDLTGHGTILLVEDEEGLRSLNARGLRSRGYSVIEASNGIEAIEALEEKQGAVDLVVSDVVMPEMDGPTLLREMRTRNPNLKIIFVSGYAEEAFEKSLPENEQFAFLAKPFALSALVEKVKETMTSS; from the coding sequence ATGACCGCCGAAACTGACAACCATCCGTCACCCGAGCCGTTCCTGGCCCATGAACCGGCGCGGCGGGGCGGCAGCATCGTGCTGGTGCTGCTGGTGGCCGCCGGGATCGTGGCGGTCGCGGTCGCGCTGATGACCATCGGCCGCGCCCAGGCCCAGCCCTATATCCTCGGTGTGCTGGCGCTGCTGGCGATGGTCGGCCTGTTCAATCTGTTCGCGTTCGCCGCCGGCATCATCCGTTTCACCGACCGTACCGCCGACGACCCGGTGATGGGCCACATCGCCGATCATGCCTATGACGGGCTGGCGGTCACCGACGCCAGAGGGCACGTGGTCTATTCCAACGCCGCCTATCTGGCGCTGACGGGGGCCACGAGCGCGCAGGACGTCCGGCCGGTCGAGCGCGTCTTCATCGGCAATCCCGACGTGTCGGAAGCGGTGTTCCGCCTGTTGAAGGCCGCGCGCGAGGGCAAGCGGCAGCAGGAGGAAGTACGTATCGCGGGCCAGGGCGGCGCCCACGGCCGCTGGCTCCGGATGCGGGTTCGTCCGCTCGGCCAGAGCAAGCGCGAGGCGAAATACGCGGTGTGGTCGATCGCCGATATCACGCGGGACCGCGAACGTCAGGAAGACGTGTTCAAGGAACTGCAGCACGCGATCGAGTATCTCGATCACGCACCCTGCGGCTTCTTCTCGGTCGATCCCTCCGGCGAGATCGGCTACGTCAACGCGACGCTGGCGAACTGGCTGGACCACGACCTCGCCGAAATCGGATCGGGCGGCCTGAAGCTGACCGAAATCGTCTCCGGCGACGGCGCCTCGCTATTGACCTCGATCGCGGCGGTGCCCGGCGAAGTCAAAACCGAAGTGTTCGACATCGACCTGCGCATGCGCGGCGGCAAGACCATGCCGGTGCGGCTCTATCACAAGCTGGCGTTCGGCGCGGACGGCGTGCCCGGCCCGTCGCGCACGCTGGTGATCAACCGCGCGCGCGACGAGCATTCCGATCCGGAACGCGCGGCCGAAGTCCGCTTCATGCGCTTCTTCGACCATACCCCGATGGCGATCGCGACCGTGGATCGCGGCGGCACGGTGGTGCGCGCCAATGCCCGCTTCGCCAAGCTGGCGCAAAGCCTGAGCGCGGACGGTGCGGCGAACAAATCGATCTTCCGGGCGGTGAACGCCCGCGACCGCAGCCTTTTGATCGCGGCGATTAATCAGGCCGCCGAAGGGCAGGGCGATATCGCGCCGGTCGAGGCCATGCTCGACGGGCCTAAGGAGCGCTGGGGGCAGTTCTTCGTCACCGGCGTCGAGAAGGACGAGCGCGATGCCGAGGCCGCCATCGTCTACATGCTGGAGACCACCGAGCGGCGCACGCTTGAGAACCAGATCAACCAGTCGCAGAAGATGGATATGGTCGGCCAGCTCGCCGGCGGCATCGCGCACGACTTCAACAATGTGCTGTCCGCCATCATGATGGCGAACGATTTCCTGCTGAACGCGCACAAGCCGACCGATCCGTCGTTCCAGGACATCATGCAGATCAAGCAGAACGCGACGCGGGCGGCGACGCTGGTGCGGCAGTTGCTGGCGTTCTCGCGCCGCCAGACCCTGCGGCCGCAGGTGCTCGACCTCGGCGACGCGCTGAGCGACCTCACCATGCTGCTGCGCCGGCTGATCGGCGAGAAGGTCAAGCTCGACCTCGTGCACGGCCGCGATCTCTGGCCGGTGAAGGTCGACGTCTCCCAGTTCGAGCAAGTGATCGTCAATCTTGCGGTCAACGCCCGCGATGCGATGCCGGACGGCGGCAAGCTGACGGTGAAGACCGCCAACGTCTCGTCGGACGAGGCGACCCAGCTGTCCTACAAGGGCATGCCGGCGGCGGATTATGTGCGGATCGACATTTCAGATACCGGCACCGGAATCCCCGCCGACATCGTCGACAAGATTTTCGAGCCGTTCTTCTCCACCAAGGAGGTCGGCAAGGGCACCGGCCTTGGGCTGTCGACGGTCTACGGCATCGTCAAGCAGACCGGCGGTTTTGTCTACGTCGACTCCAGGCCCGGCGAGGGCACCTCGTTCCGCATCTTCCTGCCGCGCTATCACCAGGAGCTGGAGGCCGCACCCGAGCCGCAAGCTGTCAGTGGCGCCAGGGACGCTGGCGCCGAGCCGCCGAAGCCAAAACCCGATTTGACCGGGCACGGCACGATCCTGCTGGTCGAGGACGAGGAGGGCCTGCGCTCGCTGAACGCGCGGGGCTTGCGTTCGCGCGGCTACAGCGTGATCGAGGCCTCCAACGGCATCGAGGCGATCGAGGCGCTGGAGGAAAAACAAGGCGCGGTCGATCTGGTCGTATCCGACGTGGTGATGCCGGAAATGGACGGCCCGACGCTGCTGCGGGAGATGCGAACGCGCAATCCCAACCTCAAGATCATCTTCGTCTCCGGCTATGCCGAAGAAGCCTTCGAAAAGAGCCTGCCGGAAAACGAGCAGTTCGCCTTCCTCGCAAAGCCGTTCGCGCTGAGCGCGCTGGTCGAGAAGGTGAAGGAAACCATGACGTCGTCGTGA
- the flhB gene encoding flagellar biosynthesis protein FlhB — MADDTHDKTEDPTQKRLDDAHARGDVAKSQEVNTWFVIAGGTLVLSTFSGSMGGGILMPLRNLVANSWMIHTDGAALLALAQTLGYAVLAAVGVPMLMLMIAAIAGNMIQHRLVWSAEGLKPKFSKVSPGAGLKRIFGKQAAANFAKGLFKLVTLGAVMMAVLWPERHRLESFLRFDPDAILSVTTSLTLHLMGAVVAMLAAVAIADYFFQYRQWYERQKMSLQEMKDEFKQSEGDPHIKGKIRQLRQQRMKKRMMAAVPKASVIITNPTHYSVALSYDRGMSAPVCVAKGVDNIAFKIREIARKHDIPIVENVPLARALYATVEVDDEIPVEHYHAVAEIIGYVMGLKRGLSGRRT; from the coding sequence ATGGCCGACGATACCCACGACAAAACAGAAGACCCTACGCAAAAGCGTCTCGACGACGCCCATGCGCGCGGCGACGTTGCCAAGAGCCAGGAGGTCAACACCTGGTTCGTGATCGCGGGCGGGACGCTCGTGTTGTCGACCTTTTCGGGATCGATGGGCGGCGGCATCCTGATGCCGCTGCGCAACCTGGTCGCCAATTCATGGATGATTCACACCGACGGCGCCGCCTTGCTGGCGCTGGCGCAGACGCTGGGCTACGCCGTGCTGGCGGCGGTCGGCGTACCGATGTTGATGCTGATGATCGCGGCGATCGCGGGCAACATGATCCAGCACCGGCTGGTGTGGTCGGCGGAGGGGCTCAAACCGAAATTCAGCAAGGTGTCGCCCGGCGCCGGCTTGAAGCGCATCTTCGGCAAGCAGGCGGCGGCGAATTTCGCCAAGGGCCTCTTCAAGCTGGTGACGCTCGGCGCCGTCATGATGGCGGTGCTGTGGCCGGAGCGCCATCGCCTGGAATCGTTCCTGCGGTTCGACCCGGACGCGATTCTTAGCGTCACCACCAGCCTGACGCTGCACCTGATGGGCGCCGTGGTGGCGATGCTGGCCGCGGTCGCCATCGCCGATTATTTCTTCCAGTACCGGCAGTGGTACGAGCGGCAGAAGATGTCGCTGCAGGAGATGAAGGACGAGTTCAAGCAGTCCGAAGGCGATCCGCATATCAAGGGCAAGATCAGGCAATTGCGGCAGCAGCGCATGAAGAAGCGCATGATGGCTGCGGTTCCCAAGGCCTCCGTGATCATCACCAACCCGACCCACTATTCGGTGGCGCTGTCCTACGATCGCGGCATGTCGGCGCCGGTCTGCGTCGCCAAGGGTGTCGACAATATCGCGTTCAAGATCAGGGAAATCGCCAGGAAGCACGATATTCCCATCGTGGAGAACGTGCCGCTGGCCCGCGCCCTCTATGCCACCGTCGAGGTCGACGACGAGATCCCGGTCGAGCATTATCATGCGGTTGCCGAAATCATCGGCTATGTCATGGGCCTGAAGCGCGGGCTTTCCGGCCGGCGGACGTGA
- the fliR gene encoding flagellar biosynthetic protein FliR codes for MRVDISLLPALAAAFMLVFARIGAMVMLLPGLGETNIPVRVKLAIALLLTLIILPLHRSAYHVDMNSMTSLLVLMLQEIIIGVVLGATARVTLAALSVAGSVIAQQLGLGFVTSVDPTQGQQGLLIGNFLTLLGITLLFATDSHHLVIAALNESYRIFSPGEAIPTGDVAALATRAFAAAFKIGMQLAAPFLVFGLVFNIGLGVLARLMPQMQVYFVGVPLAIMVGFLIFALVLTAMMGTYLDYFVGVMHDLTPLR; via the coding sequence ATGCGCGTCGATATCTCCCTGCTTCCGGCCCTCGCCGCCGCCTTCATGCTGGTGTTCGCCCGCATTGGCGCAATGGTGATGCTGTTGCCGGGGCTCGGTGAGACCAATATCCCGGTGCGCGTCAAGCTCGCGATCGCGCTATTGCTGACGCTGATCATCCTGCCGCTGCATCGCTCGGCCTACCACGTCGACATGAATTCGATGACTTCGCTGCTGGTGTTGATGCTGCAGGAAATCATCATCGGCGTCGTGCTCGGCGCCACCGCCCGCGTCACGCTGGCGGCGCTGTCGGTGGCGGGGTCGGTGATCGCCCAGCAGCTCGGCCTCGGATTCGTCACCTCGGTCGATCCGACCCAGGGCCAGCAGGGCCTCCTGATCGGCAACTTCCTCACCCTCCTCGGCATCACGCTGCTGTTTGCCACCGACAGCCACCATCTCGTCATCGCCGCGCTGAACGAGAGCTACCGGATTTTTTCGCCGGGCGAGGCGATCCCGACCGGCGACGTCGCAGCCCTTGCCACCCGCGCGTTCGCCGCCGCGTTCAAGATCGGCATGCAGCTTGCGGCGCCGTTTCTGGTGTTCGGCCTCGTCTTCAATATCGGGCTCGGCGTGCTGGCGCGACTGATGCCGCAGATGCAGGTCTATTTCGTCGGCGTGCCGCTCGCGATCATGGTCGGCTTCCTGATCTTCGCCCTCGTCCTCACGGCGATGATGGGAACCTACCTCGACTACTTCGTCGGCGTCATGCACGACCTGACACCGCTGAGATAG
- the fliQ gene encoding flagellar biosynthesis protein FliQ, with product MTGAETLDVARDAIWTIVIVSSPLMVVALVVGVVVSLFQALTQIQEQTLIFVPKILAIFVTLLLALPFMADSLHSHMMRISSRIIGG from the coding sequence ATGACCGGTGCTGAAACCCTCGACGTGGCGCGTGATGCGATCTGGACCATTGTCATAGTGTCGTCGCCGCTGATGGTGGTTGCCCTTGTGGTCGGCGTCGTCGTGTCGCTGTTCCAGGCGCTGACGCAGATCCAGGAGCAGACGCTGATCTTCGTGCCGAAGATCCTGGCGATCTTCGTGACGCTGTTGCTGGCGCTGCCGTTCATGGCGGATTCGCTGCACAGTCACATGATGCGGATATCGTCGCGAATCATAGGCGGTTGA
- the fliE gene encoding flagellar hook-basal body complex protein FliE translates to MATPTVAANAYASLARMMESGGAEKGGQTSGGPSFSALLKDAVGSVLEAGKKSDAQTMAMTSGKANVMDVVTAVAETDVAVSTLVSVRDRVIQSYEDIMKMPI, encoded by the coding sequence ATGGCTACACCCACAGTCGCTGCCAACGCCTACGCCAGCCTTGCCCGCATGATGGAATCGGGCGGCGCGGAGAAGGGCGGCCAGACCTCGGGCGGCCCGTCCTTCTCGGCGCTGCTCAAGGATGCGGTCGGCAGCGTGCTCGAGGCCGGCAAGAAATCCGACGCCCAGACCATGGCGATGACCTCGGGCAAGGCCAACGTCATGGACGTGGTGACGGCGGTGGCGGAAACCGACGTCGCGGTCTCGACGCTGGTCTCGGTGCGCGATCGCGTCATCCAGTCCTACGAAGACATCATGAAGATGCCGATCTGA
- the flgC gene encoding flagellar basal body rod protein FlgC — MADNSSDFARSMGIATSGLRAQAGRMRVISENIANADSTAPTAAGDPYRRKVPTFSSTLDRTLDAKVVALGKVRTDQSAFRVKYEPSNPAADAAGNVKYPNVNPLIEMTDMRDAQRSYEANLNIISATRRMIQRTLDILKA; from the coding sequence ATGGCTGACAATAGCAGCGATTTCGCCCGCTCGATGGGCATTGCGACCTCCGGTCTGCGCGCGCAGGCCGGGCGGATGCGGGTGATCTCGGAAAACATCGCCAACGCGGATTCGACCGCGCCGACCGCCGCCGGCGACCCCTATCGCCGCAAGGTGCCGACCTTTTCCTCCACGCTCGACCGGACGCTGGACGCAAAGGTCGTAGCCCTCGGCAAGGTCCGCACCGACCAGTCGGCGTTTCGCGTCAAATACGAGCCGAGCAATCCGGCGGCGGATGCCGCGGGCAACGTCAAATATCCCAACGTCAATCCGCTGATCGAAATGACCGACATGCGCGACGCCCAGCGATCCTATGAGGCGAACCTCAACATCATCAGCGCCACGCGCCGGATGATTCAACGCACGCTCGACATCCTCAAGGCCTGA
- the flgB gene encoding flagellar basal body rod protein FlgB codes for MPMNDLPILSALRTKMQWHQERQRVLSENISNSDTPNFKPRDLVEPTFDNKGGTVGGGMGSLAMMRTSTSHIAVSGGGQTFDGDGGKSGFQTRPAGNAVNLEDQMLKVSANQMDYAAATSLYSKSLHLLKTAIGKG; via the coding sequence ATGCCCATGAACGATCTTCCGATCCTGTCGGCGCTGCGCACCAAGATGCAGTGGCACCAGGAGCGCCAGCGGGTGCTGTCCGAAAACATCTCCAACTCGGATACGCCGAACTTCAAGCCGCGCGATCTGGTCGAGCCGACCTTCGACAACAAGGGTGGAACCGTCGGCGGCGGGATGGGGTCGCTGGCGATGATGCGGACCTCGACCAGCCATATCGCGGTATCCGGCGGCGGACAGACCTTCGACGGGGATGGCGGCAAGAGCGGATTCCAGACCCGGCCCGCCGGCAACGCCGTCAACCTCGAGGACCAGATGCTGAAAGTGTCCGCCAACCAGATGGACTACGCCGCGGCCACCTCGCTCTACAGCAAGAGCCTGCACCTTCTGAAGACAGCGATCGGCAAGGGCTAG
- a CDS encoding flagellar biosynthetic protein FliO, translating into MPQTLTFLFAFIAVLALIGVAAWLVRRFATNRLGANPNRGRMPRLAVIDAAAVDGRRRLVLVRRDNVEHLLMIGGPSDIVVEPNIVRATPGRDQMSPRPAVAGAEQPPRIAPLPDAAWADSEGSRTDMFDHAEPQMPEPPPRSARPSFADEVRRPVPERRSDPMAGFAPEPIGSRPEPRAEARPDPVPPRMTRTEPMLPRAPRPSEPPKAPPPVRAPERAAAPPPPPSASPPQSSADQNLAEMAQRLEAALRRPAGDTAPPVAPEPPPARPARSEAPPPAPAPAPQKSGFENLEDEMASLLGRPKSPS; encoded by the coding sequence ATGCCGCAGACACTGACATTCCTCTTCGCATTCATCGCCGTTCTGGCGCTGATCGGCGTCGCCGCATGGCTGGTTCGCCGCTTCGCCACCAACCGCCTCGGCGCCAATCCCAATCGCGGACGGATGCCGCGGCTGGCCGTGATCGACGCCGCCGCCGTCGACGGCCGCCGGCGTCTGGTGCTGGTACGGCGCGACAATGTCGAACATCTCCTGATGATCGGCGGTCCGAGCGACATCGTGGTGGAACCCAATATCGTGCGCGCGACCCCCGGGCGGGATCAGATGTCGCCGCGGCCCGCAGTAGCCGGCGCCGAGCAGCCGCCCCGGATTGCGCCACTGCCCGATGCCGCCTGGGCCGACAGCGAAGGTTCCCGGACCGACATGTTCGACCATGCGGAACCGCAAATGCCGGAGCCGCCGCCGCGCTCGGCCCGCCCCTCCTTCGCCGACGAGGTTCGCCGCCCGGTGCCGGAGCGCCGCAGCGATCCGATGGCCGGCTTTGCGCCGGAACCGATTGGCAGCCGCCCGGAGCCAAGGGCTGAAGCGCGCCCCGATCCGGTCCCGCCGCGGATGACCCGCACCGAACCAATGCTGCCGCGAGCGCCGCGTCCGAGCGAACCGCCGAAAGCGCCACCGCCGGTGCGGGCGCCGGAACGCGCCGCAGCACCTCCGCCGCCGCCTTCCGCGTCGCCGCCGCAATCCAGCGCCGACCAGAATCTTGCCGAGATGGCGCAGCGACTGGAAGCAGCCCTGCGTCGGCCGGCCGGCGACACCGCGCCGCCGGTCGCGCCCGAGCCGCCGCCCGCCCGTCCGGCGCGCAGCGAGGCCCCCCCTCCCGCTCCCGCTCCCGCTCCGCAGAAGAGCGGCTTTGAAAATCTCGAAGACGAGATGGCGTCCTTGCTGGGCCGTCCAAAGTCTCCTTCGTGA
- the fliP gene encoding flagellar type III secretion system pore protein FliP (The bacterial flagellar biogenesis protein FliP forms a type III secretion system (T3SS)-type pore required for flagellar assembly.), whose product MRSAKVPRRVLFFSVLIATAGSLIDPAFAQDISINLGQGNGGVTERAIQLIALLTVLSIAPSILIMMTSFTRIVVVLSLLRTALGTATAPPNSVIIALAMFLTAFVMGPVLQKSYDDGIKPLVANQIGVEEALQKASVPLRGFMQKNVREKDLKLFMDLSGEPPPATPEEMSLRILVPAFMISELKRAFEIGFLLFLPFLIIDLVVASVLMSMGMMMLPPVVVSLPFKLIFFVLVDGWSLVAGSLVQSYGG is encoded by the coding sequence GTGAGATCGGCGAAAGTCCCGCGTAGAGTTTTATTTTTTTCCGTACTGATAGCCACCGCCGGATCGCTGATCGATCCGGCGTTCGCGCAGGATATCAGCATCAATCTCGGCCAGGGCAATGGCGGCGTCACCGAGCGCGCGATCCAGCTGATCGCGCTACTCACGGTGCTCTCGATCGCGCCGTCGATCCTGATCATGATGACGTCGTTCACGCGCATCGTCGTGGTGCTGTCGCTGCTGCGCACCGCATTGGGCACTGCGACCGCGCCGCCGAACTCGGTGATCATCGCGCTGGCGATGTTCCTGACCGCGTTCGTGATGGGGCCGGTGCTGCAGAAATCCTATGACGACGGCATCAAGCCCTTGGTCGCCAACCAGATCGGCGTCGAGGAAGCGCTGCAGAAGGCATCGGTGCCGCTGCGCGGCTTCATGCAGAAGAACGTCCGCGAGAAGGATCTAAAACTGTTCATGGATCTCTCCGGCGAACCGCCGCCGGCAACACCTGAAGAGATGTCGCTGCGGATACTGGTGCCGGCCTTCATGATTTCCGAACTGAAGCGCGCGTTCGAGATCGGCTTCCTGCTGTTCCTGCCGTTCCTGATCATCGATCTCGTGGTCGCATCGGTCCTGATGTCGATGGGCATGATGATGCTGCCACCGGTCGTGGTATCGCTGCCGTTCAAGCTGATCTTCTTCGTGCTGGTCGACGGCTGGTCGCTGGTGGCGGGCAGCCTGGTGCAGAGCTACGGGGGGTAG